CGAGGCGCCGTCCACCCGCGGACCCGCCGCCGCCACCACGTTGTCCTGGACGATGGGCAGCACGGTGGCCAGGGCCCACAACTTCGGTTCGGCCTCGGCAAGCACCCGGCCCGGATCCATCCCGCGCAGCGCCTCGTCGATCGGCCCCTGCAGGCTCGGATCGCAGACACCGGAAAGATTGGCGGGCGCCCGGCGTTCCGGCGCGGTGGCCGACGGGGTGGTGCCGCCCGCGGTGGCTTCCGGTGGCGGGCAACCATATCGGGACGCGAGCACGGTGGCCGGATCGCCGCCCGCGCTCTCCCAGCCGACGATCGCATCGGTGCTGCCCTCGACCAGTTCACGGCCATAGAGCTCGTCGGCCGCGATCGAGCGCACCGTGGCATCGATTCCGGCACTGCGCAATTGGTCCGCGGCGGTGTTGGCCACCGCGATCGCGGTGAGGTCGCCCTCCACCGCGCCGATCCGAATGGTCAGCGACTTACCGTTTTTCGCGATCGGCCGCGGCGTCGGCGCGGGCGAGGTCGGTGAGTTGACCGGCGGCGGTTCCGGCGCGCGGCCGTAACCCGCCTCGGCCAGCAGCGCGAACGCCTCCTCGGCGGGCAGGCGCGGCGGTTCGGTCGGACCGTAGCCCGGGTCGGAGGGCGAAAGTATCTGCGCGCGAATCGGATCCACCCAGCCGCCGGTCTGCGCGCCGACCGTGGCCAGCAGCGCGGGATCGAGCAGCGCGAGCACGGCCCGGCGGACCCGGATATCGCTCACCGGGCCGGTTCGCCCGTTGAGCGCCAATTGCAGCACGCGCGACTGCGGCATGATCGCGGTGCGCACCGACGGGATGGCGGCCAGCTGCGCCCGGGTCGCGACACCCCCGTGCACCAGGCTCATCTGAGCGTCGTTGGTGCGCAACGATTCCGCCAGCTGCGCGGGAGTTCCGCCGCGGCGCAGCAGGATCTCGTCCGGCGCCACCGGGGTGCCCCAGAAGCGCGCGTTGCGTTCCAGCAGGATCTCTTCGCGCTGCGGATCGATGTTCTTGATCAGGAACTGCGCGCCGGACACCCGGATGCGCTTGACCCAGCCGTCCTGGAAACCACCGGGCGAGTCCTTCATCAGGTGTGAGGGCAGCAGATTGGTGAACAGCTGCCGCCAGGCCGGATAGGGCTCCCGCATCCGTACGGTCACCGATTTGCCGCCGTCGGCCGAGTCGATGTCCGAGATCAGCCGGTAGCCCGCGGAATCCACCACGCCGGGCTGGGAAATCATCTGCTGCCAGAGGAATTGGAAGTCCTCGGCGGCGATCGGCGCGCCGTCGGACCAGTTCGCCTCGTTGCGCAGCGTGTAGGTGATGGTGAACGGATCCTGCGCGGTGACATCGGCGGTGGCGATGAGCGACGTGTCGGGCACCCAGTCGGTGACCCCCGGCGCGACCGGGCTCGGCACCGGGCGGAACGGGCTGGGCAGCACCATCGAGGCCAGCGCCGCGGTGGCGGGCGACTGATCCGAACGCAGGTGCGGGTTGAAGCCGATGCCGATGGTGTCGATCGCGACGACCACGGTGCTCTTGCCCGGTTTGGCGGGCGTGGTCTTGGGGCTGTCGGTGCTCTCGATCGGCGGCGGCGGATTCGCGGTACACCCCGCGAACACCGTCAGCGACGCCGTGATGACCAGCAACATCACGCGCCACGCCGTACTCCGGTGCCGCCGCGGGCTCACGCTGCGCACGCTACCGCGCCGAGCCGCTTCGCACCTTTTTCTACGCCCGCTTTCACGCCTGCGGACTCTACCGCACCGGTCTACCGGAATCCCGGCAACGCCGACCCGGCCGGATAGCGACAATGCGTGCAAAAGATCTACGACGACTCGTGGTAATTGCCCGAGCTGCACAGCGGGGCAAACATTCGGCATTCGCATTACCCGGCCGCGACTTCGGTTCCGGACGTCCGATATTCGCTACCGCGGCCGGTCCCGGACGCTCTGTACGGCGGTGGCGGACACCCGTGCCGGGCCGGTCGTCCTCCCGCGTCAGGCCAGGAAGCCACCGTCACCGCGACGGGCTCGCCGCCCCGACGCATCCACCCGGGCACGAAACCAGCGCGGTCGGGTAATTCCCGGGACACGAACGCCGATGCCACCCGAATAAGCAGCTCCCGCATATAGAATTCGACAACAATCAACAGGCGTAATCGCACGGGAGATACGGGTTGCTGCGGAATATCCGTGCAGCGAAAAGTCTTCGCGGACAACGCCCGCTCAATTGATCCGATCGGCTGCCCAGAATTTCCGGAGAATTCAACTCGGCCGACCGGCGCCAGAAATCCCGCGACAGTCCCGGCAGGGTATTCGGGCAACGGGATTCCGGCGACCGCGGGTATGCCGCGGCGGCCGGAATCCCGTTGCCCGGGAACCGATTACAGCGCGGCGCGGTCCCGCGCCTTGCGGCGGGACAGGTCGCGGGCGCGCTCGGTCGCGCCGAGCACCACCTTGCGCACCCGGACCACCTCGGGGGTGACCTCGACGCACTCGTCACCGGCGCAGAACTCCATCGCGCCTTCCAGATCGAGCTGCAGCGGCTTGGCCAGGGTCTCCATCAC
This genomic stretch from Nocardia brasiliensis ATCC 700358 harbors:
- a CDS encoding ABC transporter family substrate-binding protein; protein product: MLLVITASLTVFAGCTANPPPPIESTDSPKTTPAKPGKSTVVVAIDTIGIGFNPHLRSDQSPATAALASMVLPSPFRPVPSPVAPGVTDWVPDTSLIATADVTAQDPFTITYTLRNEANWSDGAPIAAEDFQFLWQQMISQPGVVDSAGYRLISDIDSADGGKSVTVRMREPYPAWRQLFTNLLPSHLMKDSPGGFQDGWVKRIRVSGAQFLIKNIDPQREEILLERNARFWGTPVAPDEILLRRGGTPAQLAESLRTNDAQMSLVHGGVATRAQLAAIPSVRTAIMPQSRVLQLALNGRTGPVSDIRVRRAVLALLDPALLATVGAQTGGWVDPIRAQILSPSDPGYGPTEPPRLPAEEAFALLAEAGYGRAPEPPPVNSPTSPAPTPRPIAKNGKSLTIRIGAVEGDLTAIAVANTAADQLRSAGIDATVRSIAADELYGRELVEGSTDAIVGWESAGGDPATVLASRYGCPPPEATAGGTTPSATAPERRAPANLSGVCDPSLQGPIDEALRGMDPGRVLAEAEPKLWALATVLPIVQDNVVAAAGPRVDGASLNGSIQVGIFGDAGQWRKIQ